One Rosa chinensis cultivar Old Blush chromosome 5, RchiOBHm-V2, whole genome shotgun sequence genomic region harbors:
- the LOC112165816 gene encoding KH domain-containing protein At3g08620: MSGSYAQNFSPARALSPHLRTPPDVDSQYLTELLAEHQKLGPFAQVVPICGRLLNQEILRVSGMMPNQGYSDFDRMQRGSPSPIGSDLMPNYRGSSMGGWNGRPHDRLGGPQGMNMEWQVAPSSPSSYIVKRILRLDIPVDSFPNFNFVGRLLGPRGNSLKRVEASTGCRVYIRGKCSIRDIDKEESLRGRPGYEHLNDPLHIIIEAELPANIVDMRLRQAKQIIEELLKPMDESQDHYKREQLRELAMLKSNLREESPQPYGSVSPFTSSGMKRAKTGL; encoded by the exons ATGTCAGGCTCGTATGCCCAGAATTTCTCGCCGGCGAGGGCGCTCTCGCCGCACCTGAGAACCCCGCCGGATGTGGACAGTCAGTACTTGACTGAGCTCTTGGCCGAGCACCAAAAGCTTGGACCTTTTGCCCAAGTCGTGCCCATATGTGGCCGGCTCTTGAATCAAG AGATATTACGAGTTTCTGGAATGATGCCCAACCAAGGGTATAGTGATTTTGACAGAATGCAACGTGGAAGCCCTAGCCCTATTGGTTCAGACTTAATGCCAAATTATAGAGGGTCAAGCATGGGGGGATGGAATGGCCGGCCTCACGAT AGATTAGGTGGTCCACAAGGAATGAATATGGAGTGGCAAGTAGCACCATCAAGCCCAAGTTCCTACATTGTCAAGAGAATACTGCGGTTGGATATCCCAGTCGATAGCTTTCCAAAT ttcaattttgtGGGCCGGCTTCTGGGTCCCAGAGGCAATTCACTGAAGCGGGTGGAAGCTTCCACAGGTTGTCGTGTGTATATAAGAGGAAAATGTTCAATAAGAGATATAGACAAG GAGGAGTCTTTGAGGGGTAGACCAGGGTATGAGCATTTGAATGATCCACTGCACATTATAATCGAGGCTGAATTACCTGCTAATATTGTCGATATGCGGTTGAGACAGGCAAAACAAATCATAGAAGAACTTCTCAAACCTATG GATGAGTCACAAGACCACTACAAGAGGGAGCAGTTGAGAGAACTAGCTATGCTAAAATCCAATTTAAGAGAAGAAAGTCCTCAACCATATGGGAGTGTCTCCCCTTTCACTTCCAGTGGGATGAAGCGTGCCAAAACTGGTCTGTGA
- the LOC112165815 gene encoding uncharacterized protein LOC112165815 yields the protein MAYRRRQQVSGFRFEEGEESRNRNSIIPPSPSSSAEAGDDSLAAKAIRASSAHRDSSLSSAYAARGVHSGSPLSPSAPQFSKPIPTAATTAATSLPSPTQPHEYTSMKNLNQSKNGFWSVLARKAKAIIDDDEDDNVAPTYDSPGRKRVETPPTLTRDKNYDPNPSVESRGKTENPTLQKGLGAFTSSLNYISGTIGSALEEGRTIVEKGTADIIQETRKHIRKKPQNQAPKSEYQSLADLELQLKASRDVAMAMAAKAKLLLRELKTVKADLAFAKERCAQLEEESKILRENRDRGESPEDDDLIRLQLETLLAEKARLAHENSVYARENRFLREVVEYHQLTMQDVIYLDEGTEEVTEVYPIKVIPSQSSPPSEVRGVSASPTL from the exons ATGGCGTATAGGAGGAGGCAGCAGGTGTCGGGGTTTCGATTCGAAGAGGGAGAAGAATCAAGAAATCGAAATTCAATTATTCCGCCGTCGCCGTCGTCGTCGGCGGAGGCGGGGGACGATTCGCTTGCCGCCAAAGCGATAAGAGCTTCTTCGGCTCATCGGGACTCGTCTCTCTCCTCTGCTTATGCTGCTCGAGGCGTTCATTCTGGTTCTCCTCTCTCCCCTTCAGCTCCTCAGTTTTCGAAACCAATCCCCACCGCCGCAACAACTGCTGCTACTTCTCTTCCCTCTCCCACCCAG CCACATGAGTATACATCGATGAAGAATTTGAATCAATCCAAAAATGGGTTCTGGAGTGTTCTCGCTAGAAAAGCCAAAGCCATTATCGACGACGACGAAGATGATAATGTAGCTCCAACGTATGATTCTCCTGGAAGAAAAAGGGTGGAAACGCCCCCTACACTGACTAGGGATAAG AATTATGATCCAAATCCATCTGTTGAAAGCCGTGGAAAGACAGAAAATCCCACATTGCAGAAGGGATTGGGTGCATTTACATCATCCCTTAATTATATCAGTGGCACTATTGGGAGTGCCTTAGAG GAGGGTCGTACCATTGTTGAGAAAGGCACTGCAGACATTATTCAAGAAACTCGTAAGCATATCAGGAAAAAGCCGCAAAATCAGGCACCAAAATCAGAGTATCAGTCGCTAGCTGACCTCGAACTTCAATTGAAGGCATCTCGCGAC GTTGCTATGGCAATGGCTGCAAAAGCAAAACTTCTTCTTCGGGAATTGAAGACTGTAAAAGCAGACCTTGCTTTTGCAAAGGAGCGATGTGCTCAgctggaggaagaaagcaaaaTTCTTCGGGAGAATCGTGATAGGGGAGAAAGCCCTGAAGACGATGATTTG ATACGGCTTCAATTGGAAACACTTTTGGCAGAAAAGGCAAGACTGGCACATGAAAATTCAGTTTATGCACGTGAAAATCGCTTCTTAAGGGAGGTTGTTGAATATCACCAGCTCACGATGCAGGATGTTATATACTTGGATGAGGGAACTGAAGAAGTTACTGAAGTTTATCCCATCAAG GTCATCCCTTCTCAGTCTTCACCACCCTCTGAAGTACGTGGTGTCTCTGCAAGTCCTACCCTATGA